The sequence CGCGGCGCGGTCGGCGTCCCCGGATGGCTCGCCGGGCTCACCGCAGACCTGCCCGCCCTGCGTCCCGCCGAGTTGGCCGCGGCGCTGCGCGCGGCACGGACCGGCACCGCGGGTGCCCGCCGGTTCGTCGCCGACGCGCCCGGGACCGGCACCGTGCTGCTGGCCGCCCCGCCGGGCGTACCGCTGGATCCGCGGTTCGGGCCCGGCTCGGCCGTGGCACACGCGTCGAGTGGGGCACACCCGCTCACCGGCGACTGGCCCAGCCTCCGGCGGGACGTGGACACCGCCGACGACCTGGCCGCGGCGGCCCGGCTGGGCCTCGGGCCGCGGACCGCGGCGCTGGCCGCCGGCTGCCTCACCGGCTGAGCCGACCGGTGTACGGTGCTGGCATGCAGGGCACGGTGGCGACCTTCGACGCGGCGAACCGGAGCGGGCTGCTGTTGCTCGACGACGGCACGGAGCTGCCCTTCCCGGCGCGCGCCTTCGATGCCTCCGGCCTGCGACTGCTCCGGCTCGGCCAACGGGTCCGGGTGGAAA is a genomic window of Micromonospora tarapacensis containing:
- the cofC gene encoding 2-phospho-L-lactate guanylyltransferase, whose translation is MSQPWTVVVPVKHLAAAKSRLRGGVPGIPHEDLALALAADTLDAVLACPEVAEVLVVTDDARVGEAARRSGARVLPDVAGAGLNAAFRRGAVGVPGWLAGLTADLPALRPAELAAALRAARTGTAGARRFVADAPGTGTVLLAAPPGVPLDPRFGPGSAVAHASSGAHPLTGDWPSLRRDVDTADDLAAAARLGLGPRTAALAAGCLTG
- a CDS encoding cold-shock protein, with translation MQGTVATFDAANRSGLLLLDDGTELPFPARAFDASGLRLLRLGQRVRVETDAAGDVVRVTLPTMS